GGAAATGCTAATGAAAACTCACAACACAGTAAAAAAGAATGCAGTCATCGCTTTAACACTTGGTGCTTTAATTGTTCCACAATCGTTTGCTGCTGAATCTAATGATGAAGTGAAATTATTAACTCATGAAGAAGAAAAACAAAATGTACATATTGGCTTTGGTTCAGGTGCTGTAATTGGCGCTATTGTGGCAGGGCCATTGGGTGCAATCGTTTCAAGTGCTGTTGGCGCTTTTGCAGCAAAGCATTATAACGCAAATGAACAGCGTGAGGGCTTAACGGTGAAATTGAACCAAACACAATCAAATTACCAACAGGCAATGAAAAACTATCAACAAAAATTGCAAGTAGCTGAGCAAGAGTATCAACAAGAGCTGATGGCAATGCAACAGCAGCAGCATAATGCTTCGCAACTTCAAGCGGAAAATTTATTAATGAGTATTCAATTCTCCACAGGTGAAAGCGCGTTAAAACCGCATTATAAAAGTCAAATTGATGCATTAGCGAAATTATTAGCAATGTCTCCGACAATTAAAGTGGATTTATCTGGTTATACAGACTTACAAGGCAGCGAAGCGCGTAACAAAGCACTGTCAATTGCTCGCGTAAATGCGGTGAAAAAAGCATTGATAGATCGAGGGATCGCAGCAGATAGAATTAATTTATTTGCTTTTGGTGAGCAAGCGCCTGTGGTAGCCAGTAATGAAAACCAGGTGAGTTTTTATGACCGCCGTGTAGTTATCAAGCTTCAACACTCAAACGATTCAAACACTAGCATTAAAACGGTCAGTAATTAAAGGAGGTGTAATGACAGTTTGATCAAGCCTAAACCAGAGTGCAATGCTCTGGTTTTTTTACTTGCTTGTGTTACGTTAATAAATTCAAAATCAAACGTAATGTGATAAGCAAATGATCAAATGTAATGTCTGTGGTGTTTTGAGTTGGGTAATAATTTGCTTAAGTGGCGGAGCATATAGCCATGATGTTTATGAACAGCATCAAAGCAAAAAACAATTTGTTATTGATAAGCATAAGATAGACAATCAAACCATCATTACTTATTTGGGTAATGAAGCGCTATTTATCGAATCAGGCAATGAGAAAATACTATTTGATCCATTCTTTAGTCATGACTTTGGTATTTATCAGCAAGTGCCAGAACATTTAATAACGGCAATTATGCAAAACAAGCCTCCTTTTGACGATATTAGCGCAATCTTTATAAGTCATGCGCATCGAGATCATTTTGACGCAGACATGATGATAAAGTATCTAGCTACTAACACAAATGTTTCACTTTTTGCTGCTAAGCAGGCGATAAAACACATTGAACAGCGAACTAATCAAACAGCAAATATTGAAGCTAAACAACTGCATTCTATTGATTTAACGCTTAACAGTAACCCATGGACATATAACGGAAAATATTTAACGGTTGATGCGGTGAGGATCCCACATGCTGGTTGGCCGGCAAGGGCAGATGTAGAAAACTTAGTGTTCAGAGTGACGTTTAATAATGGTAAAACCATTATGCATATGGGAGATGCAGACCCTGATATCCAACATTATATACCGTACAAATCACATTGGTCTAAAACACGTGTGAATGTGAACTTCCCACCTTATTGGTTTTTTATGTCTGCTCAAGGGCGAGATATTTTGTTTAATGTATTAAATGCTGATAAGCATATAGGCATTCATGTACCTAAAACCCCTCCGAAACGACTTGACGAATACACAAAAGATTATTTTTTAATTCCCAAGAGTAAGCATGTTATAAAGTAGCGACTATACTCACTAAACACACGGAAGTTACGGGGGCCGCAAGAATGCGATGTTTTTATACATTGTTAATCATGGTTTTATTCCTTTGCCAACCTAGTGCTACTGCAGAGCAAAAATCAATGAAAATTAGCGTTGTTAATGATTCACCTGTTGTGCTTTGGTATAAGAATTATGTAGAGCATGCTTATAACCATTTAGATTTTCGCATTACTTTTATGCAATTACCTCCAGGAAGAGGGGCGATTGAAGCCAATAAAGGCAATATTGATGCATTAACAATACGTACTTCTTTAGTAGAGCATGCTATCCCTGAATTTATTCGTGTACCTATTGTTTTAGCCACAGGTAAATTAATGTTATTTTGCCAAATTGATGTTGTCTGTGATCCATCTATTGTTAATCAAAAAAGAAAAACTATAGGTACAGTCGCTGGAGTAAATGTTACTAAAGTCTTTATGGCTGATAAAAAAGCGAATATTTATGAAATTGCCTCAGCGGGAAAAGTAGCTGAAATGTTTTCGCGTAAACGCCTTGATTATATATTAACAATTACATCAGAT
The Thalassotalea hakodatensis genome window above contains:
- the pdsO gene encoding sortase-associated OmpA-like protein PdsO, with translation MKTHNTVKKNAVIALTLGALIVPQSFAAESNDEVKLLTHEEEKQNVHIGFGSGAVIGAIVAGPLGAIVSSAVGAFAAKHYNANEQREGLTVKLNQTQSNYQQAMKNYQQKLQVAEQEYQQELMAMQQQQHNASQLQAENLLMSIQFSTGESALKPHYKSQIDALAKLLAMSPTIKVDLSGYTDLQGSEARNKALSIARVNAVKKALIDRGIAADRINLFAFGEQAPVVASNENQVSFYDRRVVIKLQHSNDSNTSIKTVSN
- a CDS encoding MBL fold metallo-hydrolase; amino-acid sequence: MIKCNVCGVLSWVIICLSGGAYSHDVYEQHQSKKQFVIDKHKIDNQTIITYLGNEALFIESGNEKILFDPFFSHDFGIYQQVPEHLITAIMQNKPPFDDISAIFISHAHRDHFDADMMIKYLATNTNVSLFAAKQAIKHIEQRTNQTANIEAKQLHSIDLTLNSNPWTYNGKYLTVDAVRIPHAGWPARADVENLVFRVTFNNGKTIMHMGDADPDIQHYIPYKSHWSKTRVNVNFPPYWFFMSAQGRDILFNVLNADKHIGIHVPKTPPKRLDEYTKDYFLIPKSKHVIK